The DNA region ACCTCTCATCCCGGGGCAACCACAGGAACGAGAGACTGGATTATCTGATGGTGAGGAAGAACTACCGGCATGGGTCACCTGCGAGAAGATGAGCACTCTGTGTCCTTGCTCCTTCAGCTTTCGCAGCATCTTCTGCAGCAGCATGAGCTTCCCAGATGCCTTAATAAGTGCCCCACCCTCATAAGCCCCACTGGGAAGTTTGGGGGACTCCTGAAAAAAAGGCagggaaaaaggaggaggagagggtcaGTAAACACACCCCCATATTCTGATGACGCCTAGAAAGCTGGAAGCCCGAATCCAGGCTCCACACCTTTTCAATTACTACTCCTCTCAGAAACCTAGTCCCTGGCCTCCCAGCTTAGCTCCAGCCCTGCACTCTTGGCTGCTCCTGTTTCCAGACAGCCAGGCATTTCACCGTCCCAGCTCCCATATCTACCATAGCAGCCACAGGAAAGAGGTACGGATGGTTGCAGCACTTCTTAAGATCCATCATGATGTTCAGCAGCGACACCTGGTTCCCACCACCTCGTGAATTCAAGGCCTCAAAATTTCGGGTCAGGATATACTTGTAGTATTTCCTAGAGCCCAGGGTAGGTGCACAGAAGAGACAGAATAATGGAAGCAATTGTGAGGTTACATTTCACCGACCCTTGGAAAGTTGTTACCACATCCTCAACCCTGGTCCAGGGAACCCGCTCGGCATCTCACTTCTGCATGGGGCTCAGCTCCACGCGAACGATGAGCTCTGTCTTGGCTGGCATGTTCTTAAAGACATCTGCCTTAAGCCTCCGCAGCATGTGTGGCCCCAGCAAGTCATGAAGTTTCTTAATCTGGTCTTCTTTGGATATGTCAGCaaactcctccaggaagccctccaggtTGCTAGTAGccagaaggaaattaaaacatgaaTGGGCATTAGGTTCTTTGCCCCTGACCTCAGGCTCTAGTCTTCACTTTAGATGACTCCTCTGCCCTCTCATCTTCTCAGCCCCTCCACCTCTCCTCTCTGCAGACGACCCTCCTGAGCCACCACTTACTTAAACCTCTCTGGGGTAAGGAAGTTCAGCAGATGGAAGAGCTCCTCCAGATTATTCTGCAATGGAGTCCCTGTCAGCAGCAACTTATGATCTATCTTGTAGCCATTGAGGACCCTGAAAAACTAGAAAATGGGGCAAggaaaggcaggagaaagggccCATCAGTGGCAAGCAGCTGGCCCTTggctctccctgcctccagctcctACTTCCTTTAGGATCAGAGGCCCTCAGACCCCTAGTCCTGCCCCATTTCCAAGCTGGACTGCTTCCTGCactgcctcctgggctgctgAAAGTTCCCGCAAGCTTTGTGTTTTAGGACGGGGGCAAGTAAGAGTCCAGAGCCTCAAGTTTCTGAGGCCTGGGTACCTCACTCACCTTGGACTGGTTGTTCTTGAGCCGGTGGGCCTCGTCCACCACGAGACAGGCCCAGCGGATGGAGCCGAGAGCTGCCTGATCAATGGTGATCAACTCATATGATGTCAGGAGAACATGGAACTTCACCTGTGCCTCCCTCTGTTGACACAACCATGGTTCATGTGGCTGCCAGCCTGCGCCCGAGCATCTAGACCCCCACCCACATTCTCTACCCAGATATCCTGTCCTGAGACCCCCAAAGGGAGCTAGTAGTCCAGGCCTCCAACCTTGACTCCACGCAGGGACTACAGGATGTGGCCCCCAAGTTTCCCCCACCTGTCCAGTTCGAAGAGATCCATGAGTGCCCCCAGGAATAACCTGCTACATCTCCAGGACTGGAGAGCAGAGGCATGAGGAaaggtgggggaaggatggagaaagCTGAATGGGGAATATAAGAATCAAAGTTCTGGTTGGGGCAATGAAATGACAGATCTGAGGACTTTGAAGGACATGAGGTGGGGAGGCTGACCTTCATCTTAAAAGCTTTCTTGCCACCTTTGATGGCGTTGTCCTCAAAGGAAAACTCATTCTCACGAATGATGGCTCGACTGTCCTTGTCACCCGTGTATGTCACCACATAGAACTTGGGTGCCCACATCTGGAACTCCCGCTCCCAGTTGATGATGGTAGAGAGTGGGGCACTCACCAGGAAGGGACCCTTTGTGTGGCCCTAGGAGTggaaggtggggagagggaggcccattagttgaggcatgcagctGTACACCCCACTCCACTGCCTGCCACGCCTCTCCCCTagtcctctgcctccccctccacTCCCACCTTCCCCAGTCCAGGCTAGGGCCCTCGGAGCCAGCACCTCCTTATAGAGTGAGTAGAGGAAGACGATGGTCTGTATGGTCTTGCCCAGCCCCATTTCGTCAGCCAGAATGGTATCAGTGCCCTGGGCCCACGAGAAGCGGAGCCAGTTCAGTCCTTCCAGCTGATACATGTGTAGTGTGCCTCCTGTGGCTGTGATGAAGCGTGGCTGAGTCTCATATTTCACTGTAGGCTGTAGAATCAAGTCAGAAAGCTCAGGGGAACCAGAAGCCACTCATCTGATCCTGGTCTCCTCCCCCCCGTCCCTGGCATTGCTATCAGGTGGGATTGCGAGTCCCTCTCCTCTGGCCTGAGCTTATGAAAGTTCTATTCTGCAGTGCCTCCTCCTCATTCCTTAAAACAAGACCTGGGAGTACTGCAgggaaggaaacagcaaaagAGGCCTGTGTACAACTGTCTCTGGAGACTCTCATTCCTGTGCGCAAATCCCCAGTAAACCTAGGGCAAAGCTGACTGAAGGAAGAGCTCAAAGAAGCTGTGGAACCTCTGGGATGTTCTGTCAGAAGCCCCCAGGAAATCCTCAATCCCTGAGGCTCCAGAAACGGGAGAGAGGCCAAGTGGAGGACTTACATCGTTAGTAGGAGAACTGGGAGGCCCATCACCCTGCagctccttcttcttcttcttatacTTGCGGGGCTGGGCAGGGTCCTCCCCCATAATTAGTTCTCTGGGAAAAGAGTGGGTCTGAATGAGACTGGGGCCTTGGGACCCCTGTCTTCTGAACCAATTCCAGACCTACTTCCCACTTTCCATAGTCTGGATTTTCATACATTTCTTTTCTCCCAGGTTCTTTAGACTCACCCCCTGGATTTCAGCTCTAGAGACCACCCTCCCCACTCCTCAGCATCCTCTTCCCCCTGAGTCAGGCTAGATCTTATCTCTGTTCTTCACACTGCCTCTTTATGGACTCCACTGCAAACAACCGAGCCCCAACTCCCATTACCCTAAATTCTAGACTAAGTCTGTCCCTACTGTAACTCATTTAATGCCCCCACCCTCAGACGCCCTCTAACCCACGATCTGGTTCACTCACCGGTGTCTCCAGTAGCTCTGCTTGTGGTCTTCATATTCAGGGATGTTCATTTCATCTTCCTCCCATGTGGACTGGTCATAGGGCAAGTCCCTCCATTTCACTAGATAGTGGTAATTCCCCTTTTTATCCACACTGTGAAGAGGGAAGCCAGaagaagaggcaggaggagaaaaataatGTGTGTCACAAGTAGAAAAGAGTCATAATAAACACAATTATCAGTTAACACACCTAATTTGTCACCTAATCCTCAATGGTGGGCCTCTGAAAGGGAGTTTAGAAAGGCTGAAGGACTACCCTAACTTTTTCCAGATGACTTCCTAAAAATCAACTATCATGAAACATCCCCAGCTTCAACGTCATTTGTTCATCCAATCAGTATTTACTAAGCATCTAcgacatgccaggcactgttccaggcaCAGGTGATTCAGCAGAACCAAGCACACACATGACTGAGTTCCATGGAGCTCACGTGCTACTGGAGAAGGCagtgatgaaacagaaaaacGAAAAGACAGTAAAACGCTGGTAGTGATAAGTACTATGAAGACAGAAGTACTAGAAACACTGGTCTGTATAAATCATGTTTTGCTTTTATCACACCCAAATCCCCAGACTCTTGTGTCATTTCTTAAGCTGTTCGAGATTAGAGGAAGCAAGGACAAAGGTGTCAGTGCTGGGCTGGACTTTTCTCCTGGCTTCTCCCACCTCCATAGAGGAAACAAGGTGAGAGAGGCTGGGGCTACAGTGGGAATCACCCAGTTAGATCAATATCTGACATGGGGCCAAAATGCAACAAGAACAGTGCAAAACCCAGGTCGGCCTTCCCGTGGACCAACGGCTCACCTGTGGTTGATGATCCGGTGGACGGTCATCCACTCTGGCTTGATGCCAAAACGATAGTACTTCTCCTCCATCTCAGCATAGTGCGGGTCCTTCACCTTGCGCTTGTCGCTCTTGCCATCGTCCTCACCAGAGCCATAGTCCAGGGGTGGGGGCTCATCCATGTCATTCTTCCGTTGGTAGTTTCGGTACATCACCAAGTGGAAGATTTCCAGCTGGTGGGGCACAGAGGAGGGAAGAGATAGTCCCGACATCCTGAGGGGACACAAGGAGCCAGGGCAGCGGCCGGCAGTGAGGATGGTATGGGAAAATGAGCCATGGGAGAGGTGGGATGAAGGACACAGGAAGTTAAAGTCAAAGCAAGAGAATGAGTAACACGCAAGAGAATGGAGTCCGAGACAGGACCTGAGTGGGGAGGTAATAAGTAAAATGAGGAAGGAACAGGTTATTGAGACTGGAGATGTCGGTGAAATGTGGTTAAGATAGATAAGGGGAAGAGATGGGAATTAAGGCAGGCTAAGGGAGGCTCCATTACACCTCAGGGGAGGAATCTAATAGAGACTGAGGGAGACAATTGGAGACCAAGAGACCCGAGTATGGAAACTGAGAGAGCCGGTAGGGTCTGGGGGCCAGAGACCTAATATGAGGGAAAACAAAGGGGACAGAAGATGGGAGATGAGGTGGGTGAGAGAGGGACAGCAGCAGTGAACTGGGCCACAGGAGACGGGGACAGAGACACCCTTGTACCTGCAGCTCCTTGGCCCAGGAGCAGTGCCAGTAGGACAGGCCCACCCACTTGACAAAGAACTCTCGCTCGGATCTGCCTTGAAGAGGTCGTGGTGGTGGGGCATCCGGATTCCCGTCTGCCTGCTGGGGGGCTGGCACGGCCACGGGTGGCTCCCCCCACCGCCAGTGCAGGATCTTCTGCACACGGCCTTTCAGCACAGGACACTTCAAGGTGGAtacaaacaggaaagaaagaggcagaaagagcCCCATGTTAGAGTAGGAGGGTGGGGGAGTCCCACAAGGGAATCAAAAGGTCTGGTgtcagggagaggagaaagaaagagctgGACGTTTGGGccccagagatggagaaggagtTGGGGCTGAGAAGAAACCCTGAGAGACAGGTCCACTCACAGTGCATCGGGGACAGAGCCATTCGCCGTTGGGGATGTCGGGCAGTGGGGGGTTCAAACAGTGGATGTGGTAGGAGGAGATGCAGGCGTCGCAGCACAGCAGCTCCCCACCGTCCTTGCACACGCGGCAATACTCCATGTGGTcgtcctcttcctccttctccccttcctcctccccctcctcttcatagtcttcctcctcctccttggcctCCCACTGGACTCCCTCCTTCTCCTGGGAAGCCAAGGACAGACATGGACACAAGAAAGAAGATAAGGAGTGAGAATGGAAGACAGAGACCAACCAGGAAGCCTAGATCCTAGAAGtgcagagaagactggtgggaaCGAACAAACAGGACACCTCAGTTTCAAAAAACGCTGATCTGGCAGGGCCAAGGGGATGAGGGAGAGGAACACACGAGGATCCTGGGCCCTTAAACATCTGTTGCTGAGAGGCCCAGGCAGCTGGGGGTAGGAAGACGACAAGTGATATCACAGAGTCAAGAGATGGAGGAGGTGGTCGCTGAGGGACGAAGAGGAGGCTCCAGTACTCACACAGTGAGGGCAGCTCCACTTGCCCTCAGGAGCCCGGTCAAGCTCAGGATCAAGGCAGACGAGGTGGTAGGCACGAGGGCAGGTGTCACACAGAATGATCTCCCCACCCTGCTGGCACACCTCACAGTAATCCTGGTGATCTGTCTCGTAGCCGTCAatctcctcctccccagccacGGCAGGACAGCCCAGAACTGTCATACACCCGAGTGGAGGCCAAGGGAGCCAAGAGAAAtgaatgggggaggggagagaaagagaaaagggttGAATAAAGAAGACACAACTGAAAATAAGAAGGACAGCAAAGGAACGAGAGGAAGGCTGACTGTCAGGGCCACACACAGCTGATGCCCCTCacccttcttcttcttccttccgGGCCGGCCTCGTTTTAGTTTCTTGGTGCGGATGGGGCCGTCGGGGCGGCCGGAGGCACTGTGGACACTGCCACTGTCCAGGTCTGACTCCTCGGCCTCCGGTTCGGGGCCCTCGTCACTCTGCAAAACATACTGCCCATAGCCCCGTGGCTGTCAGGGGCGCCGGCTGGattccactcccctccccaggccttgGGCTCCCACTCTAACTGTCCTCACAGACCCGTGTGTCTGGACCCTGGGTCCCTGACCACCCCCAGGAGTTTAACAGATGGGAGGGGCCGCTCACCGAGCCGCCCTTCTTTCTCTTGCCACCCAGCAGCCCTAGCTTGATTTTGAGTGGTGCCATCTTCTTTCCCCGAAGCTTCTTGCGTCCGTCGGGCACTCGGGGGCTCTTACTCCGCCGCTTGTGGCCTGGACCTGCGTGAGGAACGCAGGTGAGGGAGAAAAGCCTGAGGTCAGGATATCCTGGAATAAGGGAGGCCACGAAGGTCTCTGGGCCTCTTAGTGGGCTATGGTCTTACTGAGATCCTTCCTGGGAAGCACTCTGCCAACCATCAGGGCCAAGGAGATAAGCATTCTGGACAACAATTTGAAAACATGCAGTCTGGAGGGTGGGGTGACAGCTGTCCGGCCTAGAAGGTTTCTTACCTTTGCCCTCTTTGGTTTTGGCTCTTCGGATGGGTGGGGGCTGGATATCAGCAGCAGGGGGTGGTGGAAGGGCGGGGGGTCCGGAAGTTGCTATGGGGGTGGCTGAGGAGACAGCAGCTGACACCTGCTCAGCTacagctgccgctgctgctgctgctgccgctgccacAGCAGCCGCCGACCCCTTGAAGGGGTTGTTGGCGCTGAACTCTCTCCACTTGGCCCCGAGAATGGTCATCATCTTAGACATTGGGATCTTAGGATTCTTCTTAGCAATCAGGGGCCTGTAAATACAGAGGCAGGAGACTAGGACCCTTCACAGATGGTTAGGGACTACTGCCATTTCCCTCAGCAATTAAGTCAATGTACAAGCTTGGGTTCCTGGGTAGTGTAAACATGTTCTCTCATGAGTAACATCAAttttaaagtaaacaaataataagtttttaaaagtttaacaaaacaagaaaaacgtatgaaagaacaaaaaaggaataggcaaaataaaatttaaatgcagaTTAAATAGGATAAAACCAAAAGATACGAGATTACCAAAAATGCTCTACTTCTAACAACTACTTTACAGTCCCTAAAACACTTTTACACACAATATCTTATTCCATCCTCACAACACTACTAGGAGCTGTTATGGTTCTCTGTGTTTTTCTCATGAGTTCCACAGGTCCTGGTAGAACCTGATGAAGGGTCCCATTAGgtggagtctgatgggctacactGGTTCTGCTCTGAGGTGAGTATTAAGCTCTTGTGAGGACACAGGTGACCCTGGTGCTGACAGAAGCACTGTCTTTAGTAGAGAAGCAGTGAGACACCAAGACTAATGACCactaccagggactgaactctgcTTGGCCCCAGAATATGGAATGGGCTGAGCTTTCCATCCACCACCCCATCAAAACCCAACCAAAGTACatacttagtcacttcagtcgtgtctgactctttgtgaccccttggactatagccccccaggctgctctgtccatgggattctccaggcaagaacactggagtgggttgccagtccctctTCAAGGTACATACTATTTgcctattttacagatgcagaaactgaagaTCAAAGAAGTGAGTTGCCCAAGAAGCCACCAGGACCTGAATTTTAGCATGCTGTCTCCAGAGCGCTGAAAGGCTCTGCTAAAGTGCCTGCTTCCTCAAAGGCATCTCTACTGTTCTCTCCTCTACTTTAGAAGCTATTGACTTGCAGGTCCCACTCTCAGCCTGCATCCTCCATTACTATTGCTGTCTAAGGGAAGGGCAGAAGACTTGATAACTGAGCAAAGGAAACTGGGAAACACTGATGCCACCTCTCCACTCCAGTCTGAAGAAAAGTCAGGCAGGGTAAACTGGAACTGTTAAGAGCAGGGACAGCCATCGATCACCAGAGTTTTCTACCCTAGCAGTGGAACTCTAATCCCTAGTGAAGAGTTCCTGACTAGAGTGCTTGGATCCTGGGAGTCCAGGAATTCTCTGAAATTACATGTGGAattttgtgtgtctgtgctgTGAATTTCTCTGGAGAGCCATTTCTTAGCTTTCATTAGATCCTAGAGGGGTCCAGGGCCTCCCCCAAGTTAAAAGTGTCAGCTCGTGAGGGCTCCCCAGCCCTACTGTACCTCATGAAATGCCCTACTGTACCTCATGAATTGGCTGAAGGCTTTGTAGTTGGTGAGTGTGTGGTAATCTTCCTCGGAGAACACATGTTCCACATCCTCCAGGCCCCAGGTCAGAAGCAGGGTTGCTGATGACTTCTGTTCCACTTGCTAGGATACCAGGCTTCTGTTAGGCAGGTGTTCTCCCAGCTCCAGTCCTGGGCTCCCCCGCCCCCCTGACATGCCTCTCTGCCCACCCACCAGCTTCCCCGGGCTTCGTGCTTTCTGCTCCATTCCCAGCCCAATCCCACTCCTCATAAACCACAGCCTCTCCATTTGTCACCCTGCTCGCCCAGGGCTCTCCCTCCCCTACTAGTCAGGCTTATCACTGATATAGATTTTTCCCCTCACTCCCCATATCTACTCACCTTTTGccccccctctccctccccttttttCCTCCGCtttgtcttcttctcctttttttctcgGTGCTTCCGTCTCCGTTTCCGACCTGGTCCGGTTCCATATTCACTGCCTCCACTCTCTGACTTCTCCCGGTACTCATCTCGCTCAGAGCCAAATTCCTCCTCGCTGTCCTaagggagagaaataaaaacactatttCTTGAGCCCTAGCGTGTGCCAGGAACTCCTCTTAGCACAAAATATCATCGTCTCTTTTAAActtcacaacaatcctatgagacAGCAACTAATCTACttttatccacttttttttttgtagaggaaactgaggcacagagagctaaATAAGCTGCCCAAGAAGACAGAGGACTACTGGGCTGTGAATTCATGCAGTCTACCTCCAATGCTTCCAACAGCTTCTCTGTGCTGCAGGACAAGTAAAGTCGACAACTGGGCTCTTCACTAGGATGGAGTGAGTAAGGTTAGGGTCCCAGACCTGGGAGATACAGGctagcgggggtgggggtggggcaggtagAGGGAGTCAGGTCTCCCTGACTTCAGGGTCCCCATGGCAATCAGGCCCAGAGAAACCATAGGTCTCTGGGATGGGTCTCCAAGCCTCACTGTAGAGACAGGCATGCATAACACTTACGAGCTTCTTGCGTTTCCGGGGCTTTCCTGGCTTGTTCTCCTTCTGTTTCTTGGGTCCTCGCTTTCTCTTCTTCACACCCAATGCTGAAGGCAGCAGTCGAATATCATCCTTATCTTTGGAGCAGACAGCACCAGAAAACCTAAGCCTCTAGGCTCCCAGTCTCTGCAGCCctttccctccctcacctccttggTTCCTGCTCTCTAGGAAATCCGGCATTAACTCTTCCAAACCTTGCCTCCCTTTGCTGGACGCAAACAGAGAGTGTTTCGAGTACTCTGGGATGCCTGGGTTCTGAATGGGAGGTCAGGGGTCAGAAGGGGAGAGCAGCCAAACCACTCCTGTCTCTCCCCTCCTACTAACAAGGGACCAGGCTCTAGGCCATGGGCTCTGACTGTGGCAGGTCCTTTTAGTCGCCGCCagggctcctcctgccttccccctCACTTAGCCAGCTGGCATCCTGCCCAGGAACTGGGGAAGCCATGCCCAGCTGCTGGCCTGGCCTGACCCCAGCACTTGGAGTGGGGAGACACAAGCTGGCAGCTCCCTAAGCCAGATGCTGAGAAGGCAGAGCCAAAGGTGGACACCTGGGCTCTCACACTAACACCCTGGGGCCCTGACATCCTTTCTGTGAGGAGTGAAGCCTCTATTTACACTTCCTCAGATAATCACCCAGACTCCTGTCACCCCAGCATAGCCCTGGAGGAAAAGAAATCCTCAGTCAGCCATGTTCACTTCTGGCCCACAGGATCTTGGTGTCTGGCTCCTTCGTCACCCCCTAGCCCCACAGGAGAAGGTCTCCACAATTACCTAAAcattcctcctcctcccaagCAGCCTCGATTGTGCCTTCAAATCTACATCCACATCTCTGTTCCCTTTCAGAACTCAGGCGCCCTACCCGTTGTCCCCGGGTCTCACCCCTTGCCTCCAAATGTAGTCTCAAGCATTCTAACCCATTCACATCTAAGCAGTATGGGAGACCCACACAAAGACACTGGACAGGCATAGACCCACCCCCTCAAATGCATTCTCAAATGCACAAGCATCACATACTCATGAGCATAAACCCAGAGGACAGTCTGTACGTGCTTTTAGCAGGGCTAGGTCCCTGGTTCTCTCCAGATGTCCCTGTCAGAGAGGCTGGGGCTGGTTCTTCCCAGATGTCCCCTCTCCCCATTCTCCATGACCCCTGCCACACTGTGGAGACTGAGGGTTCAGAGAGTAACTACTTCAGGAGGAAGACACAGCGGATGCCACACAGAAGTGAGGCCCTGGTGTGaggcctccctcccccagcaaGCACTAGACTAACCAGCCAGACCTGTCCTGCTCAGGCAGAGGCAGCAGCGCTGGAGGGGAAAGCCCGGGCTGGGCCCAGCCCCTTGCTCTAGGACACACAATCCTTCTCCCCATAACGGCCAAGGGAAAATTAGCCGCAATTTACACCGGAGGCCTCGGTTTCCAGCGCCTCAGAATCGCGGCGCCTCCTTCCTTCAATGCTACTTCTCCTCACAGCTCCAGCATCCTGTGCCCTCTCGCGCGGGACGGCACTCTAAaattggggggctgggggggggggtcgGGGGAGGTGCCTGCAGGCAGCCCGGGGGTGTGAAAACAGAGTGGGGACCGTAATAGGAAGTCAGTAAGACGCCGTGCCCCGCAGCCAGCGCTCCCTCACCCCAGGGACACCCGCTAATATGAACATGGAAACGGAGGCTGCCGGGGCAGTGGCAAGGGCAGGCCAACTGGCTGAGGATCAGGGAAATGGCCTCGGTCTCCGCCagcttgggggggggggtgcggggagGGGGGGACACCAGCCCCGGGACCTCGCAGCCAGTTaactccactccccaccccagcgGGAGGTTCCCCAACTTGGGAAGACGGCGGTGGTGCGGGGACGCGAAGGAGACGGcgaggaaaggagagggagggcaGGAAAGCAAATCTAAGTCCCAACCTCTGCCTCACCAGCCACTCAATGCTGGCCGGGCGCCCAGACTCTCCCACATCCCGGCTCAGATCTCGGAAGACGGCGAGGGAGGAGCGCGGCGAGGGGGCCGGGCGGGGCCTGGCGAGCCGGAGAGAAGGAGGAGCCTCGCCGAGAGCCTCGCCTCCCGCCCCTCTCTTCTAATCTCACCATCAATCtctcacacatatatttattttttctcaaattcccctccctcccccacaacGAACCACCATAATAGGTCTGCTGCACATGCGTATTGCATGCAGGGGGTGGGTttgtattttcagaccttttgcaAAGAAACTACCAGAATTTTCCGCACCACCCACaatcattccccacccccaccccaaggaaTCACATCTATATATTATGTTGTATTATTTCTCTAGACTTGCCAGAAGAGGGAGGGCGAAGAAATGAGTTTTGGGCTTCCTGCTCCCTTCCCCCATCAGCACGAGTGCTATTATTTTAAACCTTTAACAATGTAAGGAGACTGGAGAGGGGGGAAGGGAAAAAATTGGTCTTGGGTAAGAATGTAAAACAAAATGGTGAGAATCAAAGACGTCAGAATGAAAAACAATAGGAACCTCTA from Cervus canadensis isolate Bull #8, Minnesota chromosome 1, ASM1932006v1, whole genome shotgun sequence includes:
- the CHD3 gene encoding chromodomain-helicase-DNA-binding protein 3 isoform X6, yielding MASPLRDEEEEEEEMVVSEEEDEEEEEGDEEEEEVEAADEDYEEDDDEGVLGRGPGHDRGRDRHSPPGCHLFPPPPPPPPLPPPPPPPPPDKDDIRLLPSALGVKKRKRGPKKQKENKPGKPRKRKKLDSEEEFGSERDEYREKSESGGSEYGTGPGRKRRRKHREKKEKKTKRRKKGEGEGGQKQVEQKSSATLLLTWGLEDVEHVFSEEDYHTLTNYKAFSQFMRPLIAKKNPKIPMSKMMTILGAKWREFSANNPFKGSAAAVAAAAAAAAAAVAEQVSAAVSSATPIATSGPPALPPPPAADIQPPPIRRAKTKEGKGPGHKRRSKSPRVPDGRKKLRGKKMAPLKIKLGLLGGKRKKGGSYVLQSDEGPEPEAEESDLDSGSVHSASGRPDGPIRTKKLKRGRPGRKKKKVLGCPAVAGEEEIDGYETDHQDYCEVCQQGGEIILCDTCPRAYHLVCLDPELDRAPEGKWSCPHCEKEGVQWEAKEEEEDYEEEGEEEGEKEEEDDHMEYCRVCKDGGELLCCDACISSYHIHCLNPPLPDIPNGEWLCPRCTCPVLKGRVQKILHWRWGEPPVAVPAPQQADGNPDAPPPRPLQGRSEREFFVKWVGLSYWHCSWAKELQLEIFHLVMYRNYQRKNDMDEPPPLDYGSGEDDGKSDKRKVKDPHYAEMEEKYYRFGIKPEWMTVHRIINHSVDKKGNYHYLVKWRDLPYDQSTWEEDEMNIPEYEDHKQSYWRHRELIMGEDPAQPRKYKKKKKELQGDGPPSSPTNDPTVKYETQPRFITATGGTLHMYQLEGLNWLRFSWAQGTDTILADEMGLGKTIQTIVFLYSLYKEGHTKGPFLVSAPLSTIINWEREFQMWAPKFYVVTYTGDKDSRAIIRENEFSFEDNAIKGGKKAFKMKREAQVKFHVLLTSYELITIDQAALGSIRWACLVVDEAHRLKNNQSKFFRVLNGYKIDHKLLLTGTPLQNNLEELFHLLNFLTPERFNNLEGFLEEFADISKEDQIKKLHDLLGPHMLRRLKADVFKNMPAKTELIVRVELSPMQKKYYKYILTRNFEALNSRGGGNQVSLLNIMMDLKKCCNHPYLFPVAAMESPKLPSGAYEGGALIKASGKLMLLQKMLRKLKEQGHRVLIFSQMTKMLDLLEDFLDYEGYKYERIDGGITGALRQEAIDRFNAPGAQQFCFLLSTRAGGLGINLATADTVIIFDSDWNPHNDIQAFSRAHRIGQANKVMIYRFVTRASVEERITQVAKRKMMLTHLVVRPGLGSKAGSMSKQELDDILKFGTEELFKDENEGENKEEDSSVIHYDNEAIARLLDRNQDATEDTDVQNMNEYLSSFKVAQYVVREEDKIEEIEREIIKQEENVDPDYWEKLLRHHYEQQQEDLARNLGKGKRVRKQVNYNDAAQEDQDNQSEYSVGSEEEDEDFDERPEGRRQSKRQLRNEKDKPLPPLLARVGGNIEVLGFNTRQRKAFLNAVMRWGMPPQDAFTTQWLVRDLRGKTEKEFKAYVSLFMRHLCEPGADGSETFADGVPREGLSRQQVLTRIGVMSLVKKKVQEFEHINGRWSMPELMPDPSADSKRSSRASSPTKTSPTTPEASAANSPCTSKPATPAPSEKGDGIRTPLEKDEAENQEEKPEKNSRIGEKMETEADTPSPAPSLGERLEPRKMPLEDEVPGVTGEMEPEPGYRGDREKSATESTPGERGEEKPMDGQEHRERPEGETGDLGKREDVKGDRELRPGPPRDEPRSNGRREEKAEKPRFMFNIADGGFTELHTLWQNEERAAISSGKLNEIWHRRHDYWLLAGIVLHGYARWQDIQNDAQFAIINEPFKTEANKGNFLEMKNKFLARRFKLLEQALVIEEQLRRAAYLNLSQEPAHPAMALHARFAEAECLAESHQHLSKESLAGNKPANAVLHKVLNQLEELLSDMKADVTRLPATLSRIPPIAARLQMSERSILSRLASKGTEPHPTPAFPPGPYATPPGYGAAFSAAPVGALAAAGANYSQMPAGSFITAATNGPPVLVKKEKEMVGALVADGLDRKEPRTGEVICIDD